In a single window of the Coprothermobacter proteolyticus DSM 5265 genome:
- a CDS encoding branched-chain amino acid ABC transporter permease produces the protein MMKKKILPFLLLILALLIPLVFNARPSIVAYINLAIIYAVSAVGLNLLLGVAGQISLGHAAFMGIGGYTSAILMIRYGIPSIVSVLAGGLLAGLFGLIIGFPALRLKGFYLAIATMALGTAVTDVIKRMEILGADRGLTNVPPVTIFGYQFSSEFAKYYLYLAILLLTIFLVNNLLKSKTGMAFRAMRDSEVAAKVFGINISYYKVLAFVISSFLAGVAGAMYGHSLSYLHPDMFGFGLSIEFLAITIIGGIGTLWGPVLGSALWVIVPRLFGTKLEAMAGVLFGVILILVVLFLPRGLSELIMRINKLFKKEEGERS, from the coding sequence ATGATGAAAAAGAAAATTCTTCCTTTCTTACTTTTGATCTTGGCACTCCTCATCCCCTTAGTATTCAATGCGCGGCCCTCCATTGTTGCCTATATAAACCTAGCCATCATTTACGCCGTTTCTGCAGTTGGTCTGAACTTGCTACTTGGGGTAGCTGGCCAGATCTCTTTAGGTCATGCAGCCTTCATGGGAATTGGTGGCTACACCTCTGCCATCCTCATGATCCGGTATGGAATTCCATCCATTGTTAGTGTGTTAGCAGGTGGTCTTTTGGCAGGTCTTTTCGGTTTGATCATAGGCTTTCCAGCCCTAAGACTCAAGGGATTCTATCTTGCCATTGCAACCATGGCCCTTGGAACTGCCGTAACCGACGTCATAAAAAGGATGGAAATTCTTGGAGCTGACAGGGGTCTCACCAACGTCCCTCCCGTCACCATTTTTGGCTACCAATTCAGCAGTGAATTTGCAAAGTATTATCTCTATCTGGCTATCTTGTTACTAACCATCTTTTTGGTGAACAACCTGCTCAAAAGCAAGACAGGTATGGCTTTTAGGGCAATGAGAGATTCGGAGGTTGCAGCAAAAGTGTTTGGCATAAACATTTCCTACTACAAGGTCCTAGCTTTTGTCATCTCTTCTTTCTTGGCCGGCGTCGCTGGTGCCATGTATGGTCATTCTCTTTCATATTTGCACCCAGACATGTTCGGATTTGGCTTGTCCATTGAGTTTCTTGCTATTACCATCATTGGAGGTATTGGTACCTTGTGGGGCCCTGTGCTCGGTTCCGCCCTGTGGGTCATTGTCCCCAGACTATTTGGTACAAAACTGGAAGCCATGGCTGGAGTCCTCTTCGGTGTCATCCTCATCTTAGTTGTGCTGTTCCTGCCTCGAGGACTCTCTGAGCTTATAATGAGGATTAATAAATTATTCAAGAAGGAAGAAGGAGAACGAAGCTAA
- a CDS encoding branched-chain amino acid ABC transporter permease produces MFNLVLRGLATGSIYSLTAVGIVLILSTTNVMNFAQGDTGMFLTYIAFFFILRGIAPSLTLPIVIVAGAVLGYLVYKGLISKAKKSSHLGMMIITLGLTMIFEGIVATFFGNIPLLFPPLIPGDPVHFGSVILDRQDILCLVTALVVFGILSFILYRTKIGIAARSIADDEYASRVLGIPIDRIHSFIWAISFGLAGLAGIMTAPRLSLQPLFMVVVQLKAFTAAVLGGMNSVTGAIWGGLILGVMENLVAYYVPAIKESFSLLLIVAILLFLPNGLFGSREAGRS; encoded by the coding sequence ATGTTTAATCTCGTTCTTAGAGGTTTAGCCACTGGTTCCATCTACAGTTTGACAGCAGTGGGCATCGTACTCATTTTGTCTACTACAAACGTGATGAACTTCGCTCAAGGGGATACTGGCATGTTTCTTACCTACATTGCTTTTTTCTTCATTTTAAGAGGCATCGCCCCATCACTCACTCTGCCCATCGTTATTGTTGCGGGAGCCGTGCTAGGATATTTGGTTTACAAGGGGCTTATCTCTAAAGCAAAGAAGAGTTCGCATCTGGGAATGATGATCATCACACTGGGACTGACCATGATTTTTGAAGGCATAGTGGCCACATTCTTTGGGAACATTCCGCTGTTATTCCCACCGCTCATACCAGGTGACCCCGTGCATTTCGGATCGGTGATTCTGGATCGTCAGGATATCTTGTGCTTGGTCACAGCTCTTGTTGTTTTTGGCATACTTTCCTTCATACTGTACCGAACAAAAATCGGTATTGCGGCTCGAAGCATAGCTGACGACGAATATGCGTCCCGCGTACTCGGAATCCCCATTGATCGAATTCATTCATTCATATGGGCAATAAGTTTTGGACTGGCTGGTCTAGCTGGAATAATGACTGCCCCCAGACTTTCCCTTCAACCGCTCTTCATGGTAGTAGTACAACTAAAAGCATTCACAGCGGCTGTTCTCGGTGGCATGAATTCAGTAACTGGTGCCATTTGGGGAGGTCTGATTCTGGGTGTTATGGAGAACTTAGTTGCCTACTACGTGCCAGCCATAAAGGAAAGCTTTTCCTTGCTTCTCATTGTTGCCATACTGCTTTTCCTTCCAAATGGGCTGTTTGGAAGCCGTGAGGCAGGGAGGTCATGA
- a CDS encoding thiolase family protein, with amino-acid sequence MNEVFISMPLRTAISKFGGSLKDIPAPEIAGKVINAILEETHLPPDAFDDVVLGNVIQAGEKMNAARQAAIYGGISDSVPAMVVNRVCGSGLQAVITAAMEIQSGYASCVLAGGMENMDKAPYILSNGRYGARMGDTTLYDAMLMDGLNDAFTGKHSGLITDEYLVPKYGVTREEQDQFAYESHMKAAKAIQEGKFSSQIVPIQVSKEFVFQVDENVRPDTTLERLAKLRPAFKEGGTITAGNAPSLNSGAAAMVLSTEKVANKFNLPVFGRILSCAVSAVDPNFFGIAPIPAVKNALEKASLSINDIDLFEINEAFAAIAIVVQRELSIPEEKLNVNGGAVALGHPIGASGAMLVTKILYELRNRQAKLGCVSLCIGGGQGIALIVERV; translated from the coding sequence ATGAACGAAGTTTTTATAAGTATGCCGCTTCGAACAGCTATTAGCAAATTTGGAGGAAGCTTGAAAGATATACCGGCACCTGAGATTGCAGGCAAAGTCATAAACGCAATTCTTGAAGAAACACATCTACCGCCTGACGCTTTTGATGACGTTGTACTTGGTAACGTCATCCAGGCTGGGGAAAAAATGAATGCTGCCAGACAAGCCGCCATTTATGGTGGAATAAGTGACTCGGTACCCGCCATGGTGGTGAATAGAGTTTGCGGCTCCGGGTTGCAAGCTGTGATAACGGCAGCCATGGAAATACAATCTGGCTATGCCTCTTGCGTTCTTGCAGGTGGCATGGAAAACATGGATAAGGCGCCTTACATCCTCTCAAACGGAAGATACGGTGCTCGTATGGGCGACACAACACTATATGACGCCATGCTCATGGATGGACTAAACGACGCCTTCACTGGGAAGCACTCAGGTCTAATTACCGATGAGTATTTAGTCCCCAAATACGGAGTGACCAGAGAAGAACAAGATCAATTTGCATATGAAAGTCACATGAAAGCCGCCAAAGCCATACAAGAAGGTAAGTTCTCCTCACAAATTGTCCCGATTCAGGTATCAAAAGAATTCGTTTTCCAGGTAGACGAAAATGTGCGCCCCGATACCACATTAGAAAGACTTGCGAAATTAAGACCGGCTTTCAAAGAAGGTGGCACCATAACCGCAGGTAACGCACCATCACTGAACTCTGGGGCAGCTGCCATGGTCTTGTCCACTGAAAAAGTTGCTAATAAGTTCAACTTGCCGGTCTTTGGTAGGATTTTGTCCTGCGCTGTTTCCGCAGTGGACCCCAATTTCTTCGGCATAGCACCCATACCTGCCGTGAAAAACGCATTAGAAAAAGCTTCTCTTTCTATTAATGATATTGATCTATTTGAAATAAACGAAGCTTTCGCAGCCATTGCCATTGTGGTACAAAGAGAGCTAAGTATTCCCGAAGAAAAACTTAACGTCAATGGTGGTGCGGTAGCTTTAGGCCACCCCATTGGAGCGTCGGGTGCCATGCTCGTCACAAAAATACTTTATGAGCTACGAAATCGCCAAGCCAAACTTGGTTGTGTTTCTCTTTGTATCGGTGGCGGACAAGGAATTGCTCTGATTGTAGAGAGAGTCTAA
- a CDS encoding acetyl-CoA hydrolase/transferase family protein — protein sequence MNYKEIYNQKLLDIEGVLSKIESGDSLVVGMAAAEPVGLLSNLHLIKDSVQDVTVVSCLLLMEYEYYKHVDKEHSPFRSETWYLGNYERALFKEGKATYIPNNLHMAATDLMQARRVNIYCGSATPMDNKGCMSLALGNVYEKDILEHADMVILEINENLPRTHGDTVVHINDVDFLYEYNAPLIEVPSAEASEVEKKIGEFIADLIENGSTIQLGIGGIPNAIAQFLTDKKELGVHTELMTEGIVDLIEAGVITNSQKSLWKDKCIASFVMGTQRLYDFVDNNLAVEVHRGRIVNDPYIVAKNKKMVSINTALSVDLTGQVCSEAFGHQQYTGTGGQLDMHRGAIMSEGGKAIIAMRSSVKNDTISTIVPTLAQGSFVTIPRHDVDYIITEYGVAHLRGRSLRERTLEMIRIAHPNFRDYLKTEAEKLGFI from the coding sequence ATGAATTACAAAGAAATCTATAACCAAAAATTATTGGACATAGAAGGGGTTCTTTCCAAGATAGAATCAGGTGACTCCCTGGTTGTGGGGATGGCAGCCGCAGAGCCAGTTGGACTACTATCTAACTTACACCTCATAAAAGACTCGGTTCAAGATGTAACAGTGGTTTCCTGTCTCCTGCTTATGGAGTACGAATACTACAAGCACGTTGACAAAGAACATTCACCCTTTAGGTCAGAGACATGGTATCTGGGAAATTATGAGAGAGCTCTGTTTAAAGAAGGCAAGGCCACTTACATTCCCAATAACCTGCACATGGCTGCAACTGACCTAATGCAAGCTAGAAGAGTGAACATTTATTGTGGTTCTGCCACCCCCATGGACAACAAAGGCTGCATGTCCTTGGCCCTGGGCAATGTCTACGAAAAAGATATCTTAGAACATGCAGACATGGTCATATTAGAAATCAATGAAAACCTACCCAGAACTCATGGGGATACTGTTGTTCACATAAACGACGTGGACTTTCTTTATGAGTACAATGCTCCACTCATCGAAGTCCCTTCGGCTGAAGCTAGTGAAGTAGAGAAAAAGATTGGTGAATTCATAGCAGATCTCATAGAAAATGGCTCCACCATTCAGCTTGGTATTGGAGGAATACCTAACGCCATTGCCCAGTTCTTAACCGATAAGAAGGAGCTTGGGGTCCACACCGAGTTGATGACTGAAGGCATAGTTGATCTTATTGAAGCTGGAGTCATCACAAACTCCCAGAAGTCTTTATGGAAAGACAAGTGCATCGCGTCATTTGTCATGGGAACACAGCGGCTTTACGATTTTGTGGACAATAATCTGGCCGTAGAAGTACATCGTGGTCGTATTGTTAACGACCCTTACATAGTAGCCAAGAATAAAAAAATGGTAAGCATAAATACTGCATTAAGTGTGGATCTTACTGGACAAGTGTGTTCAGAGGCCTTCGGCCATCAGCAGTACACCGGTACTGGTGGCCAATTGGACATGCACCGTGGTGCAATAATGTCAGAAGGTGGAAAAGCCATTATTGCCATGAGATCCAGTGTGAAGAACGACACCATTTCTACCATTGTTCCCACATTAGCTCAGGGAAGCTTTGTCACCATTCCCAGACATGATGTGGACTACATAATCACGGAATACGGGGTAGCACATTTAAGAGGTAGATCTCTCAGAGAAAGAACATTGGAAATGATCCGCATAGCGCATCCGAACTTTCGAGATTACCTGAAAACAGAAGCCGAAAAACTTGGCTTCATCTGA
- a CDS encoding TetR/AcrR family transcriptional regulator: protein MGKGKKTRDLILGTALEVFRERRYGNSSVNEIAKRLGVRTSLVYYYFANKEDIFNELAVTYRDGLEEEIRQHISFEGSLLQNVINILVTYKDYIRSHKDLYDTFREVEFVEKDLIRDYYQRITHLIAQVLPTDFSKLYDLETLAFAILGSVYFVVIKNLIWENKEDIDQELETVKVFLDKGIDIDGTFTPFIVPENPMESQEPQFASRGERTKYQLLKAGEKLFGEKGFEKTQLTEITSEAGVGLGTFYLYFESKTELLAEIVKYVNHTLRKTSRIYQDGLTDRRTIENVGFQAFYHLFKNMGPAYRIVREAEFVEPSIGIWYYTRLAEGYTKGLAQAMESKQIRPMDPEVLAYILMGVSHTTGIKWFVLDECKEINDNSVLTVLELVMHGLSGMERKVTNELQRNL, encoded by the coding sequence ATGGGGAAAGGCAAGAAGACCAGGGACCTAATACTGGGAACCGCACTGGAGGTATTCAGAGAGCGTCGCTATGGCAACAGCTCGGTAAATGAGATTGCTAAACGTTTGGGTGTCCGAACTTCACTGGTTTATTACTACTTTGCAAACAAAGAAGACATTTTCAACGAGCTGGCCGTTACCTATCGTGACGGACTTGAAGAGGAAATCCGTCAGCATATATCCTTCGAAGGAAGTCTTCTGCAAAACGTTATCAATATCCTTGTAACCTATAAAGATTACATAAGAAGCCACAAAGACCTTTATGACACCTTCAGAGAGGTGGAATTTGTCGAAAAAGATTTGATCAGAGATTACTATCAAAGAATCACTCACCTCATTGCTCAAGTTCTTCCAACAGATTTTTCAAAACTGTACGACTTGGAGACTCTGGCTTTTGCCATTTTAGGCAGTGTTTACTTTGTGGTGATAAAGAATCTAATATGGGAGAACAAAGAAGACATCGACCAAGAATTAGAAACAGTAAAAGTCTTTCTAGATAAGGGAATTGACATTGACGGAACTTTTACCCCATTCATAGTTCCCGAAAACCCCATGGAGAGCCAGGAACCCCAATTTGCTTCTCGCGGGGAACGGACGAAGTACCAATTACTCAAGGCCGGAGAAAAACTCTTTGGGGAAAAGGGGTTTGAAAAAACACAGCTAACAGAAATCACGTCTGAAGCCGGTGTTGGCCTAGGTACCTTTTACCTTTACTTTGAAAGCAAGACGGAACTCTTAGCAGAAATTGTCAAGTACGTAAACCACACGCTCAGGAAGACCTCACGCATTTACCAAGATGGTTTAACAGACCGCAGAACCATAGAAAACGTGGGATTCCAGGCTTTTTACCACCTATTTAAAAACATGGGGCCAGCATACCGCATAGTTCGAGAAGCAGAGTTCGTCGAACCTAGCATCGGTATTTGGTATTACACACGATTGGCTGAGGGCTACACAAAAGGTCTAGCCCAAGCCATGGAAAGCAAACAGATAAGACCAATGGACCCAGAAGTGCTTGCTTACATCCTCATGGGAGTCTCACACACTACTGGCATTAAGTGGTTTGTTTTGGATGAATGCAAAGAAATTAACGATAATTCAGTTTTAACGGTTCTCGAGCTGGTAATGCATGGCCTTTCTGGTATGGAAAGGAAGGTAACGAATGAATTACAAAGAAATCTATAA